A single window of Frankiaceae bacterium DNA harbors:
- a CDS encoding ABC transporter ATP-binding protein, which yields MSLLEVDGLRTGYGILPVLQGISFNVEEGETAVMFGLNGAGKTTTVNAIAGLLPAWAGQVRFDGKNLANLPAPKIVKEGVALVPEGRRVWPALSVMNNLRLGAWTRKNTREVQESVEQVFGYFPRLDERKEQLAGTLSGGEQQMLAIGRALMSRPRLMLIDEASLGLSPKLAQTVFEVVSQINDSGTTVIIVEQNVGVLPYADQALIMEKGTLTFDGRGEDLEKSGDLRKTYLG from the coding sequence ATGAGCCTGCTCGAAGTCGACGGCCTGCGTACCGGCTACGGCATCCTGCCCGTGCTGCAGGGGATCTCGTTCAACGTCGAGGAGGGCGAGACGGCGGTCATGTTCGGCCTCAACGGCGCCGGCAAGACCACCACCGTCAACGCCATCGCCGGCCTGCTGCCCGCGTGGGCCGGCCAGGTGCGCTTCGACGGCAAGAACCTCGCCAACCTGCCCGCGCCCAAGATCGTCAAGGAGGGCGTGGCGCTCGTTCCCGAGGGGCGGCGCGTCTGGCCCGCACTGAGCGTCATGAACAACCTGCGGCTCGGCGCCTGGACCCGCAAGAACACCCGCGAGGTGCAGGAGTCGGTCGAGCAGGTGTTCGGCTACTTCCCGCGGCTCGACGAGCGCAAGGAGCAACTGGCGGGCACGCTGTCCGGCGGCGAGCAGCAGATGCTCGCGATCGGCCGGGCCCTCATGTCGCGGCCCCGGCTCATGCTCATCGACGAGGCGTCGCTCGGCCTGTCGCCGAAGCTCGCGCAGACGGTGTTCGAGGTCGTCTCGCAGATCAACGACTCCGGCACCACGGTCATCATCGTCGAGCAGAACGTCGGCGTGCTGCCGTACGCCGACCAGGCCCTGATCATGGAGAAGGGCACGCTGACGTTCGACGGCCGCGGCGAGGACCTCGAGAAGTCCGGCGACCTCCGCAAGACCTACCTGGGGTAA
- a CDS encoding ABC transporter ATP-binding protein — MSVLEVRDLSIRFGGLQALEGFNLDVNEWEIVGLIGPNGAGKTTAFNCITGFYKPDTGTVRYRGADVTRVPPHRKAAMGFGRTFQNVGMVKSATAIENLKTAQHAKIEYDTASGLIGAGPTWREEKQLEGRADAILDLLGLNAIRDSKVGGLSYGTLKLLELGCALATDPDILLLDEPSSGMGPEESEELGDRLLALRQEFGLTMLLIEHHVPLVLRVCDHVYVLNFGRLLAEGKPSVIQTHPEVVAAYLGGEAPEALEATQETEEDAALDAMTHAAVEHHAEVAPPARKRAAPRKAPAKKAAPRKKAAAASQEPAEPAEDAE; from the coding sequence GTGTCCGTGCTTGAGGTCCGCGACCTGTCCATCCGCTTCGGCGGCCTGCAGGCGCTCGAGGGGTTCAACCTCGACGTCAACGAGTGGGAGATCGTCGGGCTGATCGGGCCCAACGGCGCCGGCAAGACGACGGCGTTCAACTGCATCACCGGCTTCTACAAGCCCGACACGGGGACGGTCCGCTACCGCGGCGCCGACGTCACGCGCGTACCACCGCACCGCAAGGCGGCGATGGGCTTCGGCCGGACGTTCCAGAACGTCGGCATGGTCAAGAGCGCCACCGCCATCGAGAACCTCAAGACCGCGCAGCACGCGAAGATCGAGTACGACACCGCGAGCGGTCTCATCGGCGCGGGCCCGACGTGGCGCGAGGAGAAGCAGCTCGAAGGCCGCGCCGACGCGATCCTCGACCTGCTCGGGCTCAACGCGATCCGCGACAGCAAGGTCGGCGGGCTGTCGTACGGCACCCTCAAGCTGCTCGAGCTCGGCTGCGCGCTCGCGACCGATCCCGACATCCTGCTGCTCGACGAACCGTCGTCCGGCATGGGCCCCGAGGAGTCGGAGGAGCTCGGCGACCGGCTGCTGGCGCTGCGCCAGGAGTTCGGGCTGACGATGCTGCTCATCGAGCACCACGTGCCGCTGGTGCTGCGTGTGTGCGACCACGTGTACGTCCTCAACTTCGGCCGCCTCCTCGCGGAGGGCAAGCCGTCGGTGATCCAGACGCACCCGGAGGTCGTGGCGGCGTACCTCGGCGGCGAGGCCCCCGAGGCGCTGGAGGCGACGCAGGAGACCGAGGAGGACGCGGCGCTCGACGCGATGACGCACGCCGCCGTGGAGCACCACGCGGAGGTCGCGCCGCCGGCGCGCAAGCGCGCCGCCCCCCGCAAGGCGCCTGCGAAGAAGGCGGCGCCACGCAAGAAGGCCGCCGCCGCCTCGCAGGAGCCGGCCGAGCCCGCGGAGGACGCCGAATGA
- a CDS encoding branched-chain amino acid ABC transporter permease, whose translation MTATAETAVAAPPAGHAKGGPSLAGWLVRGVLLLPLVYFFLSVIPGSADLTERGTEWVVFALVGISLNIIIGYTGQLSLGHQGFVGVGAFAAAYSLTVHQVPFALSIILAIVVGGLFAMLIGFAALRITGLYLSLITLVFGITLEQSLFQQPDLTNGGAGQPAYKPDALIEPSRYYFFCLAILVVIVFIDWRLTSTKAGRALFALRENERVAAAFGINVTAYKLLAFVMSGAIAGLAGALFAFKSEQVTGEDYDFFLALTFVLMVVVGGLNSRFGVLVGAFLFSRIGLDYAIERFHWIHELLVEGFLFVPGFGEERIQFAPRLIGAFLLLLTLLQFPGGIAQQLRPFTRWFAGGPFSFKHDVDGGPGTVEGSSVRA comes from the coding sequence ATGACCGCGACGGCGGAGACCGCGGTGGCGGCGCCCCCTGCCGGTCACGCGAAGGGCGGGCCGAGCCTCGCCGGGTGGCTGGTCCGCGGCGTGCTGCTGCTGCCGCTCGTGTACTTCTTCCTCAGCGTGATCCCCGGCAGCGCCGACCTCACCGAGCGCGGCACCGAGTGGGTCGTCTTCGCGCTCGTCGGCATCAGCCTCAACATCATCATCGGCTACACCGGCCAGCTCAGCCTGGGACACCAGGGGTTCGTCGGCGTGGGGGCGTTCGCGGCGGCGTACTCCCTGACCGTCCACCAGGTGCCGTTCGCGCTCTCGATCATCCTCGCGATCGTCGTCGGCGGGCTGTTCGCGATGCTCATCGGCTTCGCGGCGCTGCGCATCACAGGCCTGTACCTGTCGCTCATCACGCTGGTGTTCGGCATCACGCTGGAGCAGTCGCTGTTCCAGCAGCCCGACCTGACCAACGGCGGCGCGGGCCAGCCCGCATACAAGCCCGACGCGCTCATCGAGCCGAGCCGCTACTACTTCTTCTGCCTCGCGATCCTCGTCGTCATCGTGTTCATCGACTGGCGCCTCACCAGCACCAAGGCCGGCCGCGCGCTGTTCGCGCTGCGCGAGAACGAACGGGTCGCGGCGGCGTTCGGCATCAACGTCACGGCGTACAAGCTGCTCGCGTTCGTCATGTCGGGCGCCATCGCGGGCCTCGCGGGCGCGCTGTTCGCGTTCAAGTCGGAGCAGGTCACCGGCGAGGACTACGACTTCTTCCTCGCGCTGACGTTCGTGCTCATGGTCGTCGTCGGCGGGCTCAACTCGCGCTTCGGCGTGCTCGTCGGCGCGTTCCTCTTCTCGCGCATCGGCCTCGACTACGCGATCGAGCGGTTCCACTGGATCCACGAGCTGCTCGTCGAGGGGTTCCTCTTCGTGCCCGGCTTCGGCGAGGAGCGGATCCAGTTCGCCCCACGGCTCATCGGCGCGTTCCTGCTGTTACTGACGCTGCTGCAGTTCCCCGGCGGCATCGCGCAGCAGCTGCGGCCGTTCACGCGCTGGTTCGCGGGCGGGCCGTTCTCGTTCAAGCACGACGTCGACGGCGGTCCAGGGACGGTGGAGGGCTCCAGTGTCCGTGCTTGA